In Tachysurus fulvidraco isolate hzauxx_2018 chromosome 11, HZAU_PFXX_2.0, whole genome shotgun sequence, one DNA window encodes the following:
- the LOC113660497 gene encoding alpha-2-macroglobulin-like: MVVSWVHIRIRLLLACFLLHSVFGQNRGPYFMVTFPSVIEAGSDARFCVSLIKPNETLQMNIFLVHNKQDRTLFHETVEKEIHHCSHFVAPNVEGESVQEIKVEVKGERFKMTEKRKVMFKSYDTLVFIQTDKPIYNPGQTVNFRIVTMDSNFIPLEQTYSSVILEDSRSNRIGQWMNVSSTGLILQLSHELNAEAPNGYYYLSAKIGKRLISHNFKVKKYVLPKFEITVNTPKEHSVVEEELKLEICGKYTYGQPVPGEALVQVCRKFKRTYIYHQNAPMISPCLVETVKMSQTGCVFHILNVSTFMNSEFEGNFENNLNVTVTLTEEGTEISMVKSEIISLTYLIGKVELVDLPKTFKWETVIEGKIKVTTFSGTPIPNKEVYLSEGDRWTHGTLLLNLTTDSNGLANFSVPSPEHPKTGISLRASIYPVIKYHRYETPFFSYDVAHMYLPKPATPYSPVYSELSIERSGEPFKCGAEIPITINYYIVGETSKSHSIDLLYMVLSKGAIVHYGHETVEVEASTDIRKGKISFKLSVLAELAPLVQVVAFSVLPSENVIAASSNFDVEKCFRNKVSLQFSPTKAVPGEKNTLELSAHPGSLCGLSAVDQSVFIMEPLNRLNTIKIFNLLRVTQLLDYPYGLEEDQECLHVRPRRDAWLDQTYKTLKRVGLKMATNLEIRTPRCLVYKGIKYHHTLRQQPRGKAGQPGNRDIATDRKFFPETWLWQLSEVGDSGSVQLPVTVPDTITTWETDAFCVSSKGLGLAPPVQLTVFQPFFLELSLPYSIIRGEVFELKATVFNYLSKCIMVKVTPVPSSDYTLEPTTDGDYSSCLCANGRKTFKWTLVSSVLGVMNVTVSAEAEQSQTVCDNEIVSVPERGRIDTVTRSLIVKAEGTEKTKSHNWLLCPQGNIISEELELSLPENVIDGSVRASVSVLGDILGRALKNLDGLLKMPYGCGEQNMALLAPNIYILQYLENTEQLTTDIHEKATGFLRSGYQRQLNYKHFSGGYSTFGSGEENTWLTAFVLRTFGKAQRYIFIDPEILNSAKNWLIRMQNRTDGCFIRQGRLFNNRMKGGVNDDVTITAYITASLLELGNTVQDPVVNKGLLCLKSSISTLTNTYTTALLAYTFSLAGEKENREQLFKKLDNVAISGDGRLHWSQSALDDSSSLSVEISSYVLLAVLTSGQLTAVDLGYANRIVSWLVKQQNPYGGFSSTQDTVVALQALALYSTKVFSTEGSSTVTVKSAAGHSQNFDVNQNNKLLYQERSLQDVPGKYSIDVKGSTCVSVQTSLFYNVPTPTEISTLSITAKTEGNCTKSFGHTLSLKFTVGYNGALNSTNMIIVDIKLLSGFTADSAELKRGLLVERVDSKDDHIIMYIKELQKNIPINYELHTKQVLPVKNVKPAVIKVYDYYQTSDQSETEYTSLCGGF, encoded by the exons ATGGTGGTCAGCTGGGTCCACATCAGGATAAGGCTACTGTTAGCCTGCTTTCTCTTGCATTCCGTTTTTGGCCAAAACAGAGGACC ATATTTCATGGTGACATTTCCATCAGTAATAGAGGCTGGCTCTGATGCCAGATTTTGTGTGAGTCTTATTAAGCCTAATGAGACTCTGCAAATGAACATTTTTCTGGTTCACAACAAACAAGACAGGACTCTTTTTCACGAGACAGTGGAAAAGGAAATTCATCACTGCTCTCATTTTGTG GCTCCAAATGTTGAAGGTGAATCGGTGCAGGAGATTAAAGTAGAAGTCAAAGGGGAAAGATTTAAGatgacagagaaaaggaaagtgATGTTTAAATCTTACGACACATTGGTATTTATTCAGACGGATAAACCCATCTACAATCCAGGACAAACAG TGAATTTTAGAATTGTCACTATGGATTCTAATTTTATTCCCCTTGAACAAACG TACAGCTCAGTAATTCTGGAA GATAGTAGAAGTAACAGGATTGGTCAGTGGATGAATGTGTCCTCAACAGGTCTGATACTGCAGCTTTCTCATGAGCTAAATGCTGAGGCTCCAAATgggtattattatttatctgccAAAATTGGAAAAAGGCTGATTTCACACAACTTTAAGGTGAAAAAATATG TTTTACCCAAGTTTGAGATTACAGTGAATACACCAAAAGAGCACAGTGTTGTAGAGGAAGAACTGAAGCTGGAGATTTGTGGAAA GTACACTTATGGACAGCCAGTACCTGGTGAAGCACTTGTGCAAGTGTGTCGTAAATTTAAGCGGACTTATATTTACCATCAGAATGCTCCAATGATTTCACCATGCCTGGTTGAAACAGTAAAG ATGAGTCAGACTGGTTGTGTCTTTCATATACTGAATGTGTCAACTTTTATGAATTCTGAATTTGAAGGGAATTTTGAAAACAATCttaatgttactgttacactgacAGAGGAAGGAACAG AAATTTCCATGGTAAAATCTGAAATCATATCACTCACATACCTAATTGGTAAAGTGGAACTTGTGGATTTACCAAAAACCTTTAAATGGGAGACAGTTATAGAAGGAAAA ATTAAAGTTACTACCTTCAGTGGAACACCAATTCCTAACAAGGAGGTGTATCTTTCAGAAGGTGACCGATGGACTCATGGGACATTACTACTTAATCTTACTACAGATAGTAATGGCTTGGCAAACTTCTCAGTCCCTTCACCTGAACATCCTAAAACAGGGATATCATTGAGG GCAAGCATCTATCCAGTGATTAAATACCACCGATACGAAACACCATTCTTTTCATATGATGTTGCACATATGTATCTGCCCAAACCTGCTACACCTTACAGTCCAGTGTACAGTGAACTGTCAATAGAGAGATCAGGAGAACCATTTAAATGTGGTGCAGAAATTCCCATAACAATTAACTACTATATTGTTGGGGAAACTTCTAAAAGTCACAGTATTGATCTTTTATACATG GTCTTGTCTAAAGGAGCCATAGTCCATTATGGGCATGAGACAGTTGAAGTGGAAGCATCTACAGATatcagaaaaggaaaaatctcatttaaactaTCTGTTCTTGCGGAGCTGGCTCCTTTAGTTCAGGTTGTGGCGTTCTCTGTCCTGCCCAGTGAGAACGTCATTGCAGCTAGTAGTAATTTTGATGTGgaaaaatgttttagaaataaG GTTTCGCTACAGTTCTCTCCCACTAAAGCAGTTCCAGGTGAGAAGAACACACTCGAGCTTTCAGCTCATCCTGGTTCATTGTGTGGCCTCAGTGCTGTAGATCAGAGTGTGTTCATCATGGAGCCATTAAATCGTCTAAACACTATAAAG ATATTTAACTTATTGCGAGTGACACAGTTATTAGATTATCCCTATGGGcttgaagaagatcaagaatgCTTGCATGTTAGACCTCGACGGGATGCATGGCTTGACCAAACTTACAAAACATTAAAG AGAGTGGGGCTGAAGATGGCAACAAACTTGGAGATTAGAACTCCTCGGTGTTTGGTGtacaaaggaataaaatatCATCACACGCTACGTCAGCAGCCTCGGG GGAAAGCTGGTCAACCAGGTAACCGAGACATTGCGACAGATCGCAAATTCTTCCCAGAAACATGGCTATGGCAGTTGTCTGAAGTGGG GGACTCTGGATCAGTACAGCTTCCTGTCACTGTTCCTGACACCATCACCACCTGGGAGACCGACGCTTTCTGCGTGTCCTCTAAAGGTCTTGGTCTCGCTCCTCCTGTTCAGCTCACTGTGTTTCAGCCCTTCTTCCTGGAGCTCTCGTTGCCTTACTCCATTATACGTGGAGAGGTTtttgagctgaaggccactgtctTCAATTATCTTTCCAAATGCATTATG GTTAAAGTGACTCCGGTCCCTTCCTCAGACTACACTCTGGAACCAACTACTGATGGCGACTATTCATCCTGCCTGTGTGCAAATGGAAGAAAGACCTTCAAATGGACTTTAGTTTCCTCTGTGCTTG GAGTCATGAATGTGACAGTGAGTGCAGAAGCAGAACAATCCCAGACTGTGTGTGATAATGAGATTGTGAGTGTTCCGGAGAGAGGCCGTATTGACACAGTTACACGAAGCCTCATTGTAAAG GCTGAAGGAACTGAGAAGACAAAGAGCCACAACTGGTTATTATGTCCACAGG GAAACATTATCTCTGAAGAGTTAGAGCTGTCTCTTCCTGAGAATGTAATAGATGGATCAGTACGAGCTTCTGTTTCAGTACTGG GAGACATACTTGGCCGTGCATTAAAAAATCTGGATGGACTACTAAAGATGCCATATGGCTGTGGAGAACAAAACATGGCTCTTCTCGCCCCAAATATCTACATTCTTCAGTATCTAGAGAACACTGAGCAGCTCACCACAGATATCCATGAGAAGGCTACTGGTTTCCTTAGGAGTG GATACCAGAGGCAGCTAAACTATAAGCATTTTAGTGGTGGTTATAGCACATTTGGAAGTGGAGAGGAGAACACATG GTTAACCGCATTTGTCTTGAGGACGTTTGGCAAAGCACAACGTTACATATTTATTGATCCAGAAATACTTAACAGTGCAAAGAATTGGCTCATACGTatgcagaacagaacagatgGATGTTTTATTAGACAGGGTAGGCTGTTCAATAATAGAATGAAG GGTGGTGTAAATGATGATGTGACTATTACCGCCTACATCACTGCATCATTGCTTGAATTGGGGAACACAGTCCAG GATCCTGTTGTGAATAAAGGACTGTTGTGCCTCAAATCTTCTATTAGTACCTTGACAAACACCTACACCACTGCACTGTTGGCCTACACTTTCAGTCTggcaggagagaaagaaaatcggGAGCAACTATTTAAAAAGTTGGATAATGTTGCAATTTCTGGAG ATGGTCGTCTTCACTGGTCTCAGTCAGCATTAGATGATTCCAGCTCATTGTCAGTGGAAATCAGCTCCTATGTGCTGTTAGCTGTTCTCACTTCAGGTCAACTCACTGCTGTTGATTTGGGCTACGCTAATAGAATAGTCAGCTGGCTCGTGAAGCAGCAAAATCCTTATGGAGGCTTTTCATCCACCCAG GACACAGTCGTGGCTCTTCAAGCTCTGGCTCTGTACTCCACTAAAGTGTTCAGCACTGAAGGCTCTAGCACAGTAACTGTAAAGTCTGCAGCTGGACACAGTCAAAACTTTGATGTGAACCAGAACAACAAGTTACTGTACCAAGAAAGATCATTGCAGGATGTTCCTGGTAAATACAGCATTGATGTGAAGGGCTCCACCTGTGTATCAGTGCAG ACATCACTTTTCTACAATGTCCCCACACCTACTGAAATCAGTACACTGAGCATTACAGCAAAGACTGAGGGAAACTGCACAAAATCGTTTGGACACACTTTGTCCCTGAAGTTCACTGTTGG atatAATGGGGCACTAAACAGCACCAACATGATTATAGTGGACATAAAACTCTTATCAGGGTTCACAGCAGATTCTGCTGAA ctgaaAAGAGGACTTTTGGTTGAACGGGTTGATTCTAAAGATGACCATATTATCATGTATATCAAAGAG CTACAAAAGAATATTCCTATAAACTATGAGCTACACACTAAGCAGGTGCTTCCTGTCAAGAATGTCAAGCCAGCAGTGATCAAAGTTTACGATTATTACCAAACAA GTGACCAGTCTGAGACAGAATACACCTCTCTTTGTGGAggattttaa